A genomic stretch from Setaria italica strain Yugu1 chromosome VII, Setaria_italica_v2.0, whole genome shotgun sequence includes:
- the LOC101756294 gene encoding protein MHF1 homolog: MDMDMDIETLADDADVALARDSGGEAERYEAAEAEADLLRDRLRLAVISIATAEGKKAGMTVAEPVVACIADLAYKSAEQLAKDAELFAQHAGRKSIKMDDVILTAHRNEHLMGLLRTFAQELKGKEPASSERKRKKSSKKDERVIDV, encoded by the exons ATGGACATGGATATGGACATTGAGACCCtcgccgacgacgccgacgtGGCGCTCGCCcgcgacagcggcggcgaggccgagcgtTACGaggccgccgaggccgaggccgacctCCTCCGtgaccgcctccgcctcgccgtcaTCAGCATCGCCACCGCCGAAG GGAAGAAGGCGGGAATGACGGTCGCCGAGCCGGTTGTTGCCTGCATCGCCGATTTGGCATACAAGAGCGCAG AGCAGCTGGCTAAGGATGCAGAGTTGTTTGCACAGCATGCTGGTCGCAAGTCCATCAAGATGGATGATGTCATACTCACAG CTCACAGGAATGAGCATCTTATGGGCCTTCTGCGGACCTTCGCTCAAGAACTGAAGGGAAAGGAGCCTGCAAGCAGCGAGAGGAAGCGAAAAAAGTCGTCGAAGAAGGATGAGAGGGTAATAGACGTCTGA